The Candidatus Hydrogenedentota bacterium genomic sequence CAAATCAACGGCACATCGGGCTATGAGGAAGCGGCAGGACAGGGTCTTTACGCGGCCTTGAACGCCATCCGCGCGTTGCGCGGACAGGAACCGCTCTACATTTCACGCAGTAGAGCCTATATCGGCGTGTTGGTCGACGACCTTGTAACAAAAGGCGTTCTTGAACCCTACCGTCTATTCACTTCGCGCGCCGAATACCGCCTCCTGCTGCGCCATGACAACGCCGACCATCGCCTCGCCAAGTACGGTATCGCAAGTGATGACTATGTCGAGCAAACGCGCATCAAGTACGACCGCATCCGCGGCGAGATCATGCGCCTGAAGAGCACGGTCCTTTCGCCAACGCAGGAGGTTAACGGATTCCTTGCCGCGCGCGGCCTCGTGCCCATGAACGAACCGCAACCGGTGTCGCGACTGCTGAGCAGGCCGGAACTCACGATTGAAGAAGTCTGGCAACTTTCGCCGCCGCCCGAACCACTCACCTTCGAAGAAGGCGAGCAGGTCGAAATCGAAACCAAATACGCGGGCTACATCGAGCGCCAGGAACGCGACATCGAACGCATGCGCGCTTCGGAACTGCGCCCCATTCCGGAAGGCTTCGATTTCCGCACCGTACCCGGCATCCCGCGCGAGAGCATGGAGCGACTCAACCAGGTCCGACCGATCAATTTCGGGCAAGCGGGACGCGTTCCCGGTGTTCGCGCCACGGATATCGCGGCGTTGCACATCTACCTCGAAAAGTTGACGCGCATGGAGCAGAAGTCCGCATGACGCCCGTCGATCTTCGCAGCGATACCGTCACCCGGCCCGCGTCCGGCATGCGGGAAGCCATGGCCCATGCGGAAGTCGGCGACGATGTGTTCGGCGAGGACCCGACGGTGAACGCGTTGCAGCAGCGCGTCGCCAAAATGCTCGGCAAGGAAGCGGCCCTCTTCGTGCCCAGCGGCACGATGGCCAATCTGCTGGCCGTGGTCGCGCAGACGCGCCCTGGCGACACCGTCATCCTTCACCGCGACGCGCACCCCTTCAACTACGAATCCGGCGGACTCGGCATGGTTGCGGGTGTCATGACGAAAACGCTTTGCGGCGACTTCGGCATCCTCTCCCCCGTCGATGTCACGGACGCCATCGTCCAAAGCGACGACCACCACTTT encodes the following:
- a CDS encoding threonine aldolase family protein → MTPVDLRSDTVTRPASGMREAMAHAEVGDDVFGEDPTVNALQQRVAKMLGKEAALFVPSGTMANLLAVVAQTRPGDTVILHRDAHPFNYESGGLGMVAGVMTKTLCGDFGILSPVDVTDAIVQSDDHHFSQTTLVAIENTTNRGGGAIYPIETVTAIGASVHERGMRLHCDGARLFHAVVETGVSAAEYAAHCDTVSFCFSKGLGAPVGSILAGDRTTIDHAHRYRKMLGGGMRQVGVLAAAANYALDHHIDRLKD